One genomic segment of Desmodus rotundus isolate HL8 chromosome 5, HLdesRot8A.1, whole genome shotgun sequence includes these proteins:
- the MFSD2B gene encoding sphingosine-1-phosphate transporter MFSD2B isoform X5, producing MAASAGGTQAPADEVPVPQREAYTLEPGSDSRAGRLSFCTKVCYGIGGVPNQVASSATAFYLQLFLLDVAQIPAAQVSLVLFGGKVSGAAADPVAGFLINRSRRTGSGRLMPWVLGCMPFITVAYFFLWFLPPFTSLRGLWYMTFYCLFQALATPQGAGLGHCIPPHRCEDADLELPGPATVSPRATCLYSVAAAVVAVTYPVCSGFLHLGVKERPDPSATASSQGMSFLAGLGLTVRHPPYLKLVISFLFISAAVQVEQSYLVLFCTHASRLHDHVQSLVLTILVSAVLSTPLWEWVLQRFGKRMSAFGICVMVPFAILLAVVPTAPVAYVVALVSGVSIAVSLLLPWSMLPDVVDDFQLQHQSGPGMETIFYSSYVFFTKLSGAGALGISTLSLEFAGYEAGACKQTEQVVVTLKVLIGAVPTCMILTGLCILMVSPTPQVPSQDTSRRLSLRRRTSYSLA from the exons ATGGCGGCTTCCGCTGGAGGGACCCAGGCCCCAGCAGACGAGGTGCCGGTGCCCCAACGGGAAGCATACACCCTGGAACCCGGCTCg GACAGCAGAGCTGGTCGCCTCTCATTCTGTACGAAGGTGTGCTATGGCATTGGCGGGGTCCCCAACCAGGTGGCCTCCAGTGCCACCGCCTTTTACCTGCAGCTCTTCCTGCTAGATGTGGCACAG ATCCCCGCCGCCCAGGTGTCACTTGTGCTGTTTGGAGGGAAGGTGTCTGGGGCAGCTGCTGACCCTGTGGCTGGGTTCCTCATCAACAGAAGCAGGAGGACAGGGTCTGGACGACTCATGCCCTG GGTGCTAGGCTGCATGCCCTTCATCACCGTGGCTTACTTCTTCTTGTGGTTCCTGCCCCCCTTCACCAGCCTTCGAGGCCTTTGGTACATGACCTTCTACTGCCTATTCCAGGCCCTGGCCACG ccccagggagcgGGACTCGGCCACTGCATACC TCCCCACAGGTGCGAGGACGCGGACCTCGAGCTCCCGGGGCCGGCCACCGTCTCCCCCAGAGCA ACCTGTCTCTACTCCGTTGCAGCCGCTGTGGTTGCTGTGACTTATCCTGTGTGCAGTGGTTTCCTCCACCTGGGGGTGAAGGAGCGGCCAG ACCCCTCTGCCACAGCCTCCAGCCAGGGCATGAGcttcctggctgggctgggcctcaCTGTCCGGCACCCGCCCTACCTGAAGCTGGTGATTTCCTTCCTGTTCATCTCAGCAGCCGTTCAG GTGGAGCAGAGCTACCTGGTCCTGTTCTGTACACATGCCTCCCGGCTCCATGACCACGTCCAGAGCCTGGTGCTAACCATCCTG GTCTCAGCTGTGCTGAGCACCCCGCTGTGGGAGTGGGTTCTACAGCGATTTGGGAAGAGGATGTCGGCCTTCGGGATCTGT GTGATGGTGCCTTTTGCAATCCTGTTGGCTGTTGTGCCCACAGCACCCGTGGCATACGTTGTGGCCTTGGTATCTGGCGTGAGCATCGCTGtgtccctgctgctgccctg gtcCATGCTCCCAGACGTGGTAGACGACTTCCAGCTGCAGCACCAGAGCGGCCCAGGCATGGAGACCATCTTCTACTCCTCCTATGTCTTCTTCACTAAGCTGTCAGGCGCAGGGGCCCTGGGCATCTCCACGCTCAGTCTGGA GTTTGCGGGGTATGAGGCAGGAGCCTGCAAGCAGACAGAGCAGGTGGTGGTGACCCTCAAGGTCCTCATCGGTGCCGTGCCCACCTGCATGATCCTCACTGGTCTTTGCATCCTCATGGTCAGCCCCACTCCACAGGTGCCAAGCCAGGACACCTCCCGCCGGCTGAGCCTTCGGAG GAGGACCAGTTACAGCCTGGCGTGA
- the MFSD2B gene encoding sphingosine-1-phosphate transporter MFSD2B isoform X2 translates to MAASAGGTQAPADEVPVPQREAYTLEPGSDSRAGRLSFCTKVCYGIGGVPNQVASSATAFYLQLFLLDVAQIPAAQVSLVLFGGKVSGAAADPVAGFLINRSRRTGSGRLMPWVLGCMPFITVAYFFLWFLPPFTSLRGLWYMTFYCLFQALATPQGAGLGHCIPAHYVPGITMEMAGTLMGAAVHGLIVSGAHSPHRCEDADLELPGPATVSPRATCLYSVAAAVVAVTYPVCSGFLHLGVKERPDPSATASSQGMSFLAGLGLTVRHPPYLKLVISFLFISAAVQVEQSYLVLFCTHASRLHDHVQSLVLTILVSAVLSTPLWEWVLQRFGKRMSAFGICVMVPFAILLAVVPTAPVAYVVALVSGVSIAVSLLLPWSMLPDVVDDFQLQHQSGPGMETIFYSSYVFFTKLSGAGALGISTLSLEFAGYEAGACKQTEQVVVTLKVLIGAVPTCMILTGLCILMVSPTPQVPSQDTSRRLSLRRRTSYSLA, encoded by the exons ATGGCGGCTTCCGCTGGAGGGACCCAGGCCCCAGCAGACGAGGTGCCGGTGCCCCAACGGGAAGCATACACCCTGGAACCCGGCTCg GACAGCAGAGCTGGTCGCCTCTCATTCTGTACGAAGGTGTGCTATGGCATTGGCGGGGTCCCCAACCAGGTGGCCTCCAGTGCCACCGCCTTTTACCTGCAGCTCTTCCTGCTAGATGTGGCACAG ATCCCCGCCGCCCAGGTGTCACTTGTGCTGTTTGGAGGGAAGGTGTCTGGGGCAGCTGCTGACCCTGTGGCTGGGTTCCTCATCAACAGAAGCAGGAGGACAGGGTCTGGACGACTCATGCCCTG GGTGCTAGGCTGCATGCCCTTCATCACCGTGGCTTACTTCTTCTTGTGGTTCCTGCCCCCCTTCACCAGCCTTCGAGGCCTTTGGTACATGACCTTCTACTGCCTATTCCAGGCCCTGGCCACG ccccagggagcgGGACTCGGCCACTGCATACC TGCTCACTATGTCCCAGGGATAACCATGGAGATGGCGGGGACGCTGATGGGAGCCGCGGTCCACGGACTCATCGTGTCCGGTGCCCACAGTCCCCACAGGTGCGAGGACGCGGACCTCGAGCTCCCGGGGCCGGCCACCGTCTCCCCCAGAGCA ACCTGTCTCTACTCCGTTGCAGCCGCTGTGGTTGCTGTGACTTATCCTGTGTGCAGTGGTTTCCTCCACCTGGGGGTGAAGGAGCGGCCAG ACCCCTCTGCCACAGCCTCCAGCCAGGGCATGAGcttcctggctgggctgggcctcaCTGTCCGGCACCCGCCCTACCTGAAGCTGGTGATTTCCTTCCTGTTCATCTCAGCAGCCGTTCAG GTGGAGCAGAGCTACCTGGTCCTGTTCTGTACACATGCCTCCCGGCTCCATGACCACGTCCAGAGCCTGGTGCTAACCATCCTG GTCTCAGCTGTGCTGAGCACCCCGCTGTGGGAGTGGGTTCTACAGCGATTTGGGAAGAGGATGTCGGCCTTCGGGATCTGT GTGATGGTGCCTTTTGCAATCCTGTTGGCTGTTGTGCCCACAGCACCCGTGGCATACGTTGTGGCCTTGGTATCTGGCGTGAGCATCGCTGtgtccctgctgctgccctg gtcCATGCTCCCAGACGTGGTAGACGACTTCCAGCTGCAGCACCAGAGCGGCCCAGGCATGGAGACCATCTTCTACTCCTCCTATGTCTTCTTCACTAAGCTGTCAGGCGCAGGGGCCCTGGGCATCTCCACGCTCAGTCTGGA GTTTGCGGGGTATGAGGCAGGAGCCTGCAAGCAGACAGAGCAGGTGGTGGTGACCCTCAAGGTCCTCATCGGTGCCGTGCCCACCTGCATGATCCTCACTGGTCTTTGCATCCTCATGGTCAGCCCCACTCCACAGGTGCCAAGCCAGGACACCTCCCGCCGGCTGAGCCTTCGGAG GAGGACCAGTTACAGCCTGGCGTGA
- the MFSD2B gene encoding sphingosine-1-phosphate transporter MFSD2B isoform X10: MAASAGGTQAPADEVPVPQREAYTLEPGSGARLHALHHRGLLLLVVPAPLHQPSRPLVHDLLLPIPGPGHVLPGALHSPHHAPDPQPQGAGLGHCIPAHYVPGITMEMAGTLMGAAVHGLIVSGAHSPHRCEDADLELPGPATVSPRATCLYSVAAAVVAVTYPVCSGFLHLGVKERPDPSATASSQGMSFLAGLGLTVRHPPYLKLVISFLFISAAVQVEQSYLVLFCTHASRLHDHVQSLVLTILVSAVLSTPLWEWVLQRFGKRMSAFGICVMVPFAILLAVVPTAPVAYVVALVSGVSIAVSLLLPWSMLPDVVDDFQLQHQSGPGMETIFYSSYVFFTKLSGAGALGISTLSLEFAGYEAGACKQTEQVVVTLKVLIGAVPTCMILTGLCILMVSPTPQVPSQDTSRRLSLRRRTSYSLA; the protein is encoded by the exons ATGGCGGCTTCCGCTGGAGGGACCCAGGCCCCAGCAGACGAGGTGCCGGTGCCCCAACGGGAAGCATACACCCTGGAACCCGGCTCg GGTGCTAGGCTGCATGCCCTTCATCACCGTGGCTTACTTCTTCTTGTGGTTCCTGCCCCCCTTCACCAGCCTTCGAGGCCTTTGGTACATGACCTTCTACTGCCTATTCCAGGCCCTGGCCACG TTCTTCCAGGTGCCCTACACAGCCCTCACCATGCtcctgacccccagccccagggagcgGGACTCGGCCACTGCATACC TGCTCACTATGTCCCAGGGATAACCATGGAGATGGCGGGGACGCTGATGGGAGCCGCGGTCCACGGACTCATCGTGTCCGGTGCCCACAGTCCCCACAGGTGCGAGGACGCGGACCTCGAGCTCCCGGGGCCGGCCACCGTCTCCCCCAGAGCA ACCTGTCTCTACTCCGTTGCAGCCGCTGTGGTTGCTGTGACTTATCCTGTGTGCAGTGGTTTCCTCCACCTGGGGGTGAAGGAGCGGCCAG ACCCCTCTGCCACAGCCTCCAGCCAGGGCATGAGcttcctggctgggctgggcctcaCTGTCCGGCACCCGCCCTACCTGAAGCTGGTGATTTCCTTCCTGTTCATCTCAGCAGCCGTTCAG GTGGAGCAGAGCTACCTGGTCCTGTTCTGTACACATGCCTCCCGGCTCCATGACCACGTCCAGAGCCTGGTGCTAACCATCCTG GTCTCAGCTGTGCTGAGCACCCCGCTGTGGGAGTGGGTTCTACAGCGATTTGGGAAGAGGATGTCGGCCTTCGGGATCTGT GTGATGGTGCCTTTTGCAATCCTGTTGGCTGTTGTGCCCACAGCACCCGTGGCATACGTTGTGGCCTTGGTATCTGGCGTGAGCATCGCTGtgtccctgctgctgccctg gtcCATGCTCCCAGACGTGGTAGACGACTTCCAGCTGCAGCACCAGAGCGGCCCAGGCATGGAGACCATCTTCTACTCCTCCTATGTCTTCTTCACTAAGCTGTCAGGCGCAGGGGCCCTGGGCATCTCCACGCTCAGTCTGGA GTTTGCGGGGTATGAGGCAGGAGCCTGCAAGCAGACAGAGCAGGTGGTGGTGACCCTCAAGGTCCTCATCGGTGCCGTGCCCACCTGCATGATCCTCACTGGTCTTTGCATCCTCATGGTCAGCCCCACTCCACAGGTGCCAAGCCAGGACACCTCCCGCCGGCTGAGCCTTCGGAG GAGGACCAGTTACAGCCTGGCGTGA
- the MFSD2B gene encoding sphingosine-1-phosphate transporter MFSD2B isoform X9, whose protein sequence is MAASAGGTQAPADEVPVPQREAYTLEPGSDSRAGRLSFCTKVCYGIGGVPNQVASSATAFYLQLFLLDVAQGARLHALHHRGLLLLVVPAPLHQPSRPLVHDLLLPIPGPGHVLPGALHSPHHAPDPQPQGAGLGHCIPPHRCEDADLELPGPATVSPRATCLYSVAAAVVAVTYPVCSGFLHLGVKERPDPSATASSQGMSFLAGLGLTVRHPPYLKLVISFLFISAAVQVEQSYLVLFCTHASRLHDHVQSLVLTILVSAVLSTPLWEWVLQRFGKRMSAFGICVMVPFAILLAVVPTAPVAYVVALVSGVSIAVSLLLPWSMLPDVVDDFQLQHQSGPGMETIFYSSYVFFTKLSGAGALGISTLSLEFAGYEAGACKQTEQVVVTLKVLIGAVPTCMILTGLCILMVSPTPQVPSQDTSRRLSLRRRTSYSLA, encoded by the exons ATGGCGGCTTCCGCTGGAGGGACCCAGGCCCCAGCAGACGAGGTGCCGGTGCCCCAACGGGAAGCATACACCCTGGAACCCGGCTCg GACAGCAGAGCTGGTCGCCTCTCATTCTGTACGAAGGTGTGCTATGGCATTGGCGGGGTCCCCAACCAGGTGGCCTCCAGTGCCACCGCCTTTTACCTGCAGCTCTTCCTGCTAGATGTGGCACAG GGTGCTAGGCTGCATGCCCTTCATCACCGTGGCTTACTTCTTCTTGTGGTTCCTGCCCCCCTTCACCAGCCTTCGAGGCCTTTGGTACATGACCTTCTACTGCCTATTCCAGGCCCTGGCCACG TTCTTCCAGGTGCCCTACACAGCCCTCACCATGCtcctgacccccagccccagggagcgGGACTCGGCCACTGCATACC TCCCCACAGGTGCGAGGACGCGGACCTCGAGCTCCCGGGGCCGGCCACCGTCTCCCCCAGAGCA ACCTGTCTCTACTCCGTTGCAGCCGCTGTGGTTGCTGTGACTTATCCTGTGTGCAGTGGTTTCCTCCACCTGGGGGTGAAGGAGCGGCCAG ACCCCTCTGCCACAGCCTCCAGCCAGGGCATGAGcttcctggctgggctgggcctcaCTGTCCGGCACCCGCCCTACCTGAAGCTGGTGATTTCCTTCCTGTTCATCTCAGCAGCCGTTCAG GTGGAGCAGAGCTACCTGGTCCTGTTCTGTACACATGCCTCCCGGCTCCATGACCACGTCCAGAGCCTGGTGCTAACCATCCTG GTCTCAGCTGTGCTGAGCACCCCGCTGTGGGAGTGGGTTCTACAGCGATTTGGGAAGAGGATGTCGGCCTTCGGGATCTGT GTGATGGTGCCTTTTGCAATCCTGTTGGCTGTTGTGCCCACAGCACCCGTGGCATACGTTGTGGCCTTGGTATCTGGCGTGAGCATCGCTGtgtccctgctgctgccctg gtcCATGCTCCCAGACGTGGTAGACGACTTCCAGCTGCAGCACCAGAGCGGCCCAGGCATGGAGACCATCTTCTACTCCTCCTATGTCTTCTTCACTAAGCTGTCAGGCGCAGGGGCCCTGGGCATCTCCACGCTCAGTCTGGA GTTTGCGGGGTATGAGGCAGGAGCCTGCAAGCAGACAGAGCAGGTGGTGGTGACCCTCAAGGTCCTCATCGGTGCCGTGCCCACCTGCATGATCCTCACTGGTCTTTGCATCCTCATGGTCAGCCCCACTCCACAGGTGCCAAGCCAGGACACCTCCCGCCGGCTGAGCCTTCGGAG GAGGACCAGTTACAGCCTGGCGTGA
- the MFSD2B gene encoding sphingosine-1-phosphate transporter MFSD2B isoform X6, giving the protein MAASAGGTQAPADEVPVPQREAYTLEPGSDSRAGRLSFCTKVCYGIGGVPNQVASSATAFYLQLFLLDVAQIPAAQVSLVLFGGKVSGAAADPVAGFLINRSRRTGSGRLMPWVLGCMPFITVAYFFLWFLPPFTSLRGLWYMTFYCLFQALATPQGAGLGHCIPDNHGDGGDADGSRGPRTHRVRCPQSPQVRGRGPRAPGAGHRLPQSNPSATASSQGMSFLAGLGLTVRHPPYLKLVISFLFISAAVQVEQSYLVLFCTHASRLHDHVQSLVLTILVSAVLSTPLWEWVLQRFGKRMSAFGICVMVPFAILLAVVPTAPVAYVVALVSGVSIAVSLLLPWSMLPDVVDDFQLQHQSGPGMETIFYSSYVFFTKLSGAGALGISTLSLEFAGYEAGACKQTEQVVVTLKVLIGAVPTCMILTGLCILMVSPTPQVPSQDTSRRLSLRRRTSYSLA; this is encoded by the exons ATGGCGGCTTCCGCTGGAGGGACCCAGGCCCCAGCAGACGAGGTGCCGGTGCCCCAACGGGAAGCATACACCCTGGAACCCGGCTCg GACAGCAGAGCTGGTCGCCTCTCATTCTGTACGAAGGTGTGCTATGGCATTGGCGGGGTCCCCAACCAGGTGGCCTCCAGTGCCACCGCCTTTTACCTGCAGCTCTTCCTGCTAGATGTGGCACAG ATCCCCGCCGCCCAGGTGTCACTTGTGCTGTTTGGAGGGAAGGTGTCTGGGGCAGCTGCTGACCCTGTGGCTGGGTTCCTCATCAACAGAAGCAGGAGGACAGGGTCTGGACGACTCATGCCCTG GGTGCTAGGCTGCATGCCCTTCATCACCGTGGCTTACTTCTTCTTGTGGTTCCTGCCCCCCTTCACCAGCCTTCGAGGCCTTTGGTACATGACCTTCTACTGCCTATTCCAGGCCCTGGCCACG ccccagggagcgGGACTCGGCCACTGCATACC GGATAACCATGGAGATGGCGGGGACGCTGATGGGAGCCGCGGTCCACGGACTCATCGTGTCCGGTGCCCACAGTCCCCACAGGTGCGAGGACGCGGACCTCGAGCTCCCGGGGCCGGCCACCGTCTCCCCCAGAGCA ACCCCTCTGCCACAGCCTCCAGCCAGGGCATGAGcttcctggctgggctgggcctcaCTGTCCGGCACCCGCCCTACCTGAAGCTGGTGATTTCCTTCCTGTTCATCTCAGCAGCCGTTCAG GTGGAGCAGAGCTACCTGGTCCTGTTCTGTACACATGCCTCCCGGCTCCATGACCACGTCCAGAGCCTGGTGCTAACCATCCTG GTCTCAGCTGTGCTGAGCACCCCGCTGTGGGAGTGGGTTCTACAGCGATTTGGGAAGAGGATGTCGGCCTTCGGGATCTGT GTGATGGTGCCTTTTGCAATCCTGTTGGCTGTTGTGCCCACAGCACCCGTGGCATACGTTGTGGCCTTGGTATCTGGCGTGAGCATCGCTGtgtccctgctgctgccctg gtcCATGCTCCCAGACGTGGTAGACGACTTCCAGCTGCAGCACCAGAGCGGCCCAGGCATGGAGACCATCTTCTACTCCTCCTATGTCTTCTTCACTAAGCTGTCAGGCGCAGGGGCCCTGGGCATCTCCACGCTCAGTCTGGA GTTTGCGGGGTATGAGGCAGGAGCCTGCAAGCAGACAGAGCAGGTGGTGGTGACCCTCAAGGTCCTCATCGGTGCCGTGCCCACCTGCATGATCCTCACTGGTCTTTGCATCCTCATGGTCAGCCCCACTCCACAGGTGCCAAGCCAGGACACCTCCCGCCGGCTGAGCCTTCGGAG GAGGACCAGTTACAGCCTGGCGTGA
- the MFSD2B gene encoding sphingosine-1-phosphate transporter MFSD2B isoform X1, producing MAASAGGTQAPADEVPVPQREAYTLEPGSDSRAGRLSFCTKVCYGIGGVPNQVASSATAFYLQLFLLDVAQIPAAQVSLVLFGGKVSGAAADPVAGFLINRSRRTGSGRLMPWVLGCMPFITVAYFFLWFLPPFTSLRGLWYMTFYCLFQALATFFQVPYTALTMLLTPSPRERDSATAYRITMEMAGTLMGAAVHGLIVSGAHSPHRCEDADLELPGPATVSPRATCLYSVAAAVVAVTYPVCSGFLHLGVKERPDPSATASSQGMSFLAGLGLTVRHPPYLKLVISFLFISAAVQVEQSYLVLFCTHASRLHDHVQSLVLTILVSAVLSTPLWEWVLQRFGKRMSAFGICVMVPFAILLAVVPTAPVAYVVALVSGVSIAVSLLLPWSMLPDVVDDFQLQHQSGPGMETIFYSSYVFFTKLSGAGALGISTLSLEFAGYEAGACKQTEQVVVTLKVLIGAVPTCMILTGLCILMVSPTPQVPSQDTSRRLSLRRRTSYSLA from the exons ATGGCGGCTTCCGCTGGAGGGACCCAGGCCCCAGCAGACGAGGTGCCGGTGCCCCAACGGGAAGCATACACCCTGGAACCCGGCTCg GACAGCAGAGCTGGTCGCCTCTCATTCTGTACGAAGGTGTGCTATGGCATTGGCGGGGTCCCCAACCAGGTGGCCTCCAGTGCCACCGCCTTTTACCTGCAGCTCTTCCTGCTAGATGTGGCACAG ATCCCCGCCGCCCAGGTGTCACTTGTGCTGTTTGGAGGGAAGGTGTCTGGGGCAGCTGCTGACCCTGTGGCTGGGTTCCTCATCAACAGAAGCAGGAGGACAGGGTCTGGACGACTCATGCCCTG GGTGCTAGGCTGCATGCCCTTCATCACCGTGGCTTACTTCTTCTTGTGGTTCCTGCCCCCCTTCACCAGCCTTCGAGGCCTTTGGTACATGACCTTCTACTGCCTATTCCAGGCCCTGGCCACG TTCTTCCAGGTGCCCTACACAGCCCTCACCATGCtcctgacccccagccccagggagcgGGACTCGGCCACTGCATACC GGATAACCATGGAGATGGCGGGGACGCTGATGGGAGCCGCGGTCCACGGACTCATCGTGTCCGGTGCCCACAGTCCCCACAGGTGCGAGGACGCGGACCTCGAGCTCCCGGGGCCGGCCACCGTCTCCCCCAGAGCA ACCTGTCTCTACTCCGTTGCAGCCGCTGTGGTTGCTGTGACTTATCCTGTGTGCAGTGGTTTCCTCCACCTGGGGGTGAAGGAGCGGCCAG ACCCCTCTGCCACAGCCTCCAGCCAGGGCATGAGcttcctggctgggctgggcctcaCTGTCCGGCACCCGCCCTACCTGAAGCTGGTGATTTCCTTCCTGTTCATCTCAGCAGCCGTTCAG GTGGAGCAGAGCTACCTGGTCCTGTTCTGTACACATGCCTCCCGGCTCCATGACCACGTCCAGAGCCTGGTGCTAACCATCCTG GTCTCAGCTGTGCTGAGCACCCCGCTGTGGGAGTGGGTTCTACAGCGATTTGGGAAGAGGATGTCGGCCTTCGGGATCTGT GTGATGGTGCCTTTTGCAATCCTGTTGGCTGTTGTGCCCACAGCACCCGTGGCATACGTTGTGGCCTTGGTATCTGGCGTGAGCATCGCTGtgtccctgctgctgccctg gtcCATGCTCCCAGACGTGGTAGACGACTTCCAGCTGCAGCACCAGAGCGGCCCAGGCATGGAGACCATCTTCTACTCCTCCTATGTCTTCTTCACTAAGCTGTCAGGCGCAGGGGCCCTGGGCATCTCCACGCTCAGTCTGGA GTTTGCGGGGTATGAGGCAGGAGCCTGCAAGCAGACAGAGCAGGTGGTGGTGACCCTCAAGGTCCTCATCGGTGCCGTGCCCACCTGCATGATCCTCACTGGTCTTTGCATCCTCATGGTCAGCCCCACTCCACAGGTGCCAAGCCAGGACACCTCCCGCCGGCTGAGCCTTCGGAG GAGGACCAGTTACAGCCTGGCGTGA
- the MFSD2B gene encoding sphingosine-1-phosphate transporter MFSD2B isoform X11, with protein MAASAGGTQAPADEVPVPQREAYTLEPGSDSRAGRLSFCTKVCYGIGGVPNQVASSATAFYLQLFLLDVAQGARLHALHHRGLLLLVVPAPLHQPSRPLVHDLLLPIPGPGHAPGSGTRPLHTSPQVRGRGPRAPGAGHRLPQSTAVVAVTYPVCSGFLHLGVKERPDPSATASSQGMSFLAGLGLTVRHPPYLKLVISFLFISAAVQVEQSYLVLFCTHASRLHDHVQSLVLTILVSAVLSTPLWEWVLQRFGKRMSAFGICVMVPFAILLAVVPTAPVAYVVALVSGVSIAVSLLLPWSMLPDVVDDFQLQHQSGPGMETIFYSSYVFFTKLSGAGALGISTLSLEFAGYEAGACKQTEQVVVTLKVLIGAVPTCMILTGLCILMVSPTPQVPSQDTSRRLSLRRRTSYSLA; from the exons ATGGCGGCTTCCGCTGGAGGGACCCAGGCCCCAGCAGACGAGGTGCCGGTGCCCCAACGGGAAGCATACACCCTGGAACCCGGCTCg GACAGCAGAGCTGGTCGCCTCTCATTCTGTACGAAGGTGTGCTATGGCATTGGCGGGGTCCCCAACCAGGTGGCCTCCAGTGCCACCGCCTTTTACCTGCAGCTCTTCCTGCTAGATGTGGCACAG GGTGCTAGGCTGCATGCCCTTCATCACCGTGGCTTACTTCTTCTTGTGGTTCCTGCCCCCCTTCACCAGCCTTCGAGGCCTTTGGTACATGACCTTCTACTGCCTATTCCAGGCCCTGGCCACG ccccagggagcgGGACTCGGCCACTGCATACC TCCCCACAGGTGCGAGGACGCGGACCTCGAGCTCCCGGGGCCGGCCACCGTCTCCCCCAGAGCA CCGCTGTGGTTGCTGTGACTTATCCTGTGTGCAGTGGTTTCCTCCACCTGGGGGTGAAGGAGCGGCCAG ACCCCTCTGCCACAGCCTCCAGCCAGGGCATGAGcttcctggctgggctgggcctcaCTGTCCGGCACCCGCCCTACCTGAAGCTGGTGATTTCCTTCCTGTTCATCTCAGCAGCCGTTCAG GTGGAGCAGAGCTACCTGGTCCTGTTCTGTACACATGCCTCCCGGCTCCATGACCACGTCCAGAGCCTGGTGCTAACCATCCTG GTCTCAGCTGTGCTGAGCACCCCGCTGTGGGAGTGGGTTCTACAGCGATTTGGGAAGAGGATGTCGGCCTTCGGGATCTGT GTGATGGTGCCTTTTGCAATCCTGTTGGCTGTTGTGCCCACAGCACCCGTGGCATACGTTGTGGCCTTGGTATCTGGCGTGAGCATCGCTGtgtccctgctgctgccctg gtcCATGCTCCCAGACGTGGTAGACGACTTCCAGCTGCAGCACCAGAGCGGCCCAGGCATGGAGACCATCTTCTACTCCTCCTATGTCTTCTTCACTAAGCTGTCAGGCGCAGGGGCCCTGGGCATCTCCACGCTCAGTCTGGA GTTTGCGGGGTATGAGGCAGGAGCCTGCAAGCAGACAGAGCAGGTGGTGGTGACCCTCAAGGTCCTCATCGGTGCCGTGCCCACCTGCATGATCCTCACTGGTCTTTGCATCCTCATGGTCAGCCCCACTCCACAGGTGCCAAGCCAGGACACCTCCCGCCGGCTGAGCCTTCGGAG GAGGACCAGTTACAGCCTGGCGTGA